The sequence below is a genomic window from Corythoichthys intestinalis isolate RoL2023-P3 chromosome 12, ASM3026506v1, whole genome shotgun sequence.
accctcccagttcaaatggattggaagtctactagtgataaactgaaTATCCTagtatgatttcctgaccaatgtttcgataatcgttgtattgccatatcgtcagatcatcgttatcatgagctttgtatcgcaaatcgtattgtatcgtaaggtaccaagaggttcccactcctagtcaaTGTATTCTCTCCATTCTCTTTTCTGTCaagtcttaaagcaacactaggtaacttttcaatgtTTATAAAATAttctcataacatttgtgatgatatgccgactgacaactagttgaatatcttttatatcttgaggggatctatatcgctttcaccggcattaattaaatttgaggggggtggcaggaaccctgccacacacaccaaaaaaacctACAAATATGTTGACTGCTTTACAACATATGTCACTTTAAAAACGGAAGTTCATGCCAACTCTTTggtgcaaattctgcaaagatggcagagcaacaagagagacaaaaagttttgtctgaggaggggagaaaaagggaggctacaagGATGTACAGAGTAAACAttagcccggctttcactcgatgGCGTGATGCCCCCCCCAACCGAACtggtcagcgctgacgagttcggtggGGGGGTGGAGGGGGGTGGCggttagccacacggttgctaacagtcatatgctattgtttacccacatttggattcattaccttaataCTTTTCACCCcttacacagccgctggaaacggaaaggttgtttaatccatctgcaggcgaccatcatGATTTTGCAACACTATGCGGatgtgtgctggtcctcatgggaaacagtcttccttaaggcaaaacactaccgcttttgtccaccggtattgccaaaatctaccaaaactgaaaagttaccaagtgttgcttcaaGAGGAATTGCACACCAAACATGCTGAAcggaggaggggaaaaaacactCTGAACCTGCACTTTCAAAGAACTTTAATATATGCATGAGATGGGAGATTTAAAATCAAGGCAGTTTGAGGGGGTTTGTAAGAAATGAaaatgccgcttatcctcacaagggtcgcggaggtgctagaGCCCAGCCcatctaactatgggcagtaggcggggtacacacTGACTCGGTTGCCATCTTAATTTGAAATGTAATGGGTTTTGCCCGGTAATATAATTTCACTCCTGAATTTGTATTTTactaattgcctgccattggcAGAGATGGAGgtccatccattttgactgtggaGAGGCGGCAGGGATGGAATGATAGCtgatagccctcccagtcaaaatgggtgggcgtccatcgctgtcaatggcagccaatgagctccTCCAATCCAATGATCTCGCTGACTTTTCTCACAGGTGGTCTTCAATGCTGATGAAGCTACCAACAACATCAAAGAGGTTAGTGAAACCACTCTTCTTATAAAATGAATGGATGTCCAAAGTCATTCTTGACCATTTTACTTCATCATTTTCCACGTGATAGTGCATCGAGGGCGTCATTGGCGGCATGGACTACAGTCAAAGCAAAGTTAACCAGTGGAACGCTGCTATCGTGGAGCACTCTCTGACCCACCTGGTCAAACAAGGACGCCCGTTTAAGTACATAGGTGACTCGGTGGGCCACGCATGACGTGCAGGATTTCGCGGTGAAGTTGGTGACAcatgttttttatgtttttttgccaGTAAACTGCACCATCATGCAGAAGAGCGGCGCCGGGCTGCACACAGCAAATTCGTGCTACTGGGACAACAGTACAGATGGTGAGAGATCAATGCTACCTTGACTTATAAGTGCCCCATCTTGGGAATTTTGGGAGTATGGCACCATCGCTTGGTTGATGACCGTCAATAGAACATGATTCTTAAAGACACACATCCAGCATGTGATTATTACGTTGTGCACAGTCAGGCTCCCACTATGAATCGACAAACCAACAACTAATCTATGATCAAATGAATCGAcaactactgtattttgatgGTCGATAAATTATTTCGAGACATTGTTGACCTATAAACAGTGGCACCACCCTTATGAATTTGTtgaccaccccactggccaccccgctagcCAGTATATCGTATCCCTGTTGGGAAGTACTTTTTATGTTTCGTTCATtcagtaataattatttttgtttcacattAACATTGTGTTAGGAAATACCCAGTTAagatatgattgcttctgtacttgcttttatttgtacctgccagcacctgcttttccccagtaattattttcttttggtaaatgtacactttatgcctaatatatacataacacaataaaacagaattgtagggaactcaaaatgttgactggacagttatggactatgcacattaaatcattagtatcatcaaatattacacaatatacaaaagtatatcagtagccgtgtccttaacttTTTgttatagttttcccctgacctttttactgcaataatataatgaaaaccggaaattgtggcttttagttttggtgtgccacccaaagattttaagtggccccatctggccacccctatgaaaaatttctggaggcgccactgcctaTAAATTGTCCAATATATTTGGAGAaaatcttatttatttttacgtttttttgaataaatatttttttcccgtaATATacactgctaaaaaaaaaaccactaaTGGTACATGTTGCAGATCTGAATAAATTAAATACTTTGTTCTTTCCATGGctgaatgtgctgacaacaaagtcacacagaaattatcaatgaaaatcaaatgtatgAACTCATGGAGGTCTGGTTTTGGAGTACTACTCAAAATTAATGTGAAAAAACACATTACAGGATGGTCAAACGTTGATGTAATATCCTTCAGGACTGACCAAGTCAAAATGGTGCttagtagtgtgtgtgtgtgtggcctcTGCGTGCCTGTATGACCTCCTTACAGCGCCTAGGCATGCTCCTGATGAGGCACTGGATGCTCTCCTGCGGGATCTCCTCCCATATCTGGACCAGGGAAACACTGAGCTCCTGGATGgtctgaggagcaacctggAGGCCTGTAGGAGATTCCAGGAGATGGGTAGTTACTCCAGGAGAGCTGGACAGGGCCGTAGAAGGTCTTTAAACCCTCAGCAGGATTGGTATCTGCTCCTTTGTTCAAGGAGGAACAGGATGAGCACTACCAGAGCAGTGCAAAATGCAGCAGGCCACTGGTGTGAATGTTTCTGACCAAATGATCAGAAACAGGCTCCATGAAGATGGCTTGAGGGCCCGACGTCCTGTAGTGAGCCCTATGCTGCCTAGCACTGTAGAGCTCGATTGGCATTTGCCGTAGACCACCAGAAATTTACAAGTACGGCACTGGTTCTATGCTCTTCACCGATAAAAGCCGGTTCAATCTGAGCACATGCGATAGACGTGAAAGCGTCCAGAGATACCGTGGAGAACGTTATATTGCCTGCAACATCATTAAGCATGACTGTTGCGGTGGTGGGTTAGTGATGGTCAAGTGAGGCATATTCCTGGAAGGACACACAGGCCTCTACAGGTTAGATAATAG
It includes:
- the LOC130926943 gene encoding dynein light chain Tctex-type 3-like, encoding MEEYNNGDEVVFNADEATNNIKECIEGVIGGMDYSQSKVNQWNAAIVEHSLTHLVKQGRPFKYIVNCTIMQKSGAGLHTANSCYWDNSTDGSCTVRWENRTMYCVVSVFAIAI